In Tachysurus vachellii isolate PV-2020 chromosome 3, HZAU_Pvac_v1, whole genome shotgun sequence, one genomic interval encodes:
- the faslg gene encoding tumor necrosis factor ligand superfamily member 6, translating to MHSSPRYAYPPVFTVDVSGGFPHHNQAAGTDPPLVPCWTLPPARASAKRRGCAGMGSAGCLLIMVLLTVFAALGLGAYQIKKMQTELLSLRQEIHPQSHSSTPQRLVGHETEVYMKPKQAPAAHLTGKTQDSKSKTLKWESRHGRAFTDGILYRDGGLQVNDTGLYFIYSHVEFLSNGCKPKDSLTHVVYIKRGELRLKLMSDHREGFCQVGSKEMRTDGSNLGSMHQLKQDDWVFVNVSEPTRLTSDYNSNYFGLFKLP from the exons ATGCACAGTAGCCCAAGGTACGCGTACCCTCCAGTGTTCACAGTTGATGTTTCAGGAGGCTTTCCCCACCACAATCAGGCAGCAGGCACTGACCCTCCCCTGGTCCCCTGCTGGACATTACCTCCTGCCCGAGCCTCGGCCAAGAGAAGAGGCTGTGCAGGAATGGGATCTGCAGGATGTCTCCTGATTATGGTCCTCCTGACAGTGTTTGCTGCACTGGGACTTGGAGCCTATCAGATCAAGAAGATGCAGACAGAGCTTCTAAGTCTGAGACAG GAAATCCACCCACAGAGTCACAGCAGTACACCACAGAGGCTAGTTG GGCATGAAACTGAAGTTTATATGAAGCCCAAGCAAGCACCTGCTGCACATCTGACGG GAAAAACTCAGGACAGTAAATCAAAGACCCTGAAGTGGGAGTCCAGGCACGGCCGTGCTTTCACAGATGGCATTTTGTACCGTGATGGTGGTTTACAGGTGAATGACACAGGCCTCTACTTTATCTACTCACACGTGGAGTTCCTATCCAATGGCTGCAAACCAAAGGACTCCCTGACCCACGTTGTGTACATAAAGAGAGGCGAACTGCGGCTAAAACTCATGAGTGATCATCGAGAAGGCTTCTGCCAAGTCGGTAGCAAGGAAATGAGGACAGATGGAAGTAACCTTGGCTCCATGCATCAGCTCAAGCAGGATGACTGGGTGTTTGTCAACGTATCCGAGCCAACTCGGCTCACTTCTGACTACAACAGCAATTACTTCGGCCTTTTTAAACTCCCTTAA
- the jun gene encoding transcription factor AP-1 gives MSTKMETTFYDDSLNGAFTQHDGAAFGYNAKALKHNMTLNLSDPSSALKPHLRPKVSDILTSPDVGLLKLASPELERLIIQSSNGLITTTPTPTQFLCPKNVTDEQEGFAEGFVRALAELHHQHMPPNGVTTTPQTTINNSMAPVSSVAGGSVYNSVRSEPPVYADLSTFNPAITTAPSFTSANPAMSSYTTTSMPPPQQQQQHTMAVQHPRLQALKEEPQTVPEMPGETPPLSPIDMESQERIKAERKRMRNRIAASKCRKRKLERISRLEDKVKTLKSQNSELASTANMLREQVAQLKQKVMNHVNSGCQLMLTQQLQTF, from the coding sequence ATGTCTACTAAGATGGAAACTACTTTCTACGACGACTCTCTGAACGGCGCGTTCACGCAGCACGACGGCGCCGCGTTCGGATACAACGCCAAAGCGCTGAAGCACAACATGACGCTGAACCTGTCGGACCCGAGCAGCGCGCTCAAGCCGCACCTGCGACCCAAAGTCAGTGACATCCTCACGTCGCCGGACGTGGGCCTGCTCAAGTTGGCCTCTCCCGAGCTGGAGCGCCTGATCATTCAGTCCAGTAACGGTCTGATTACCACGACTCCAACGCCAACCCAGTTCCTGTGTCCCAAAAATGTCACGGACGAACAAGAAGGTTTCGCCGAGGGATTCGTGCGAGCGCTGGCCGAGCTTCATCACCAGCATATGCCGCCCAACGGCGTCACCACGACCCCTCAGACAACGATCAACAACTCCATGGCGCCCGTGTCGTCGGTGGCAGGAGGATCCGTGTACAACTCCGTGCGCTCGGAGCCACCGGTCTACGCCGACCTGAGCACGTTTAACCCGGCTATCACCACGGCACCGAGCTTCACCAGCGCCAACCCGGCCATGAGCAGCTACACAACCACGTCTATGCCACCaccacagcagcagcaacagcacacCATGGCCGTGCAGCACCCGCGCCTGCAGGCGCTCAAAGAGGAGCCGCAGACGGTGCCCGAGATGCCCGGGGAGACTCCACCGCTCTCGCCCATCGACATGGAGAGCCAGGAGCGCATCAAAGCCGAGCGCAAACGCATGCGCAACCGCATCGCCGCTTCCAAGTGCCGCAAGAGGAAGCTGGAGAGAATCTCCCGCCTCGAGGATAAGGTCAAGACACTCAAGTCGCAAAACTCAGAGCTGGCATCCACCGCCAATATGCTGCGCGAACAGGTCGCACAACTCAAGCAGAAAGTCATGAACCACGTCAACAGCGGCTGTCAGCTCATGTTGACGCAGCAGCTGCAGACATTCtga
- the caiap gene encoding CARD- and ANK-domain containing inflammasome adapter protein — protein sequence MGSTKFTNPYAIEVIRTRRKELVGGISNTEDLLDLLVSNGVFLPENRVVVSSITAREEKNSRMLNILMSRGERACRIFFYPCLMSAQPDLYQSMKAYVGQLSENIKDTRRQLIGYLLEKDRQGPIKKILDTSGNLSNEGVEHKSKKTELPSSSDELKKRSAKPEESSSAILKAVSTGDVPLLQELIGGINISDRNASYGTSLLLAAEHGHVPVINFLLHQGAKLDFKDQLGHTALHKAAEMGHTAAVVALVRAGAGIYATDQASKTPQHLAAQNGHENAVRALVMEERRTFKIQTTFLHMAAIEDDSVLAESLMRNGASVDTRDGHGKTELFHAISRGNEKTAAVLLQAGAQIDSGIIEAAFKLNRKSVLSLLLRNIKTEMSPKEVKSILFKAVQENWDEIVTALIDSGADINVCNDLGYTPLLLATELSNLEVFKVLVSNKAELDKRLPNQMSALHLAIQSGSMPITEILLDMGMDPNIIGPKEQMPLHLGAVHNHPALMALLLHNGAQINAVTQEGFTALHLASQSGHKEVVSQLLEGKADVHVQDRQARTALHWAAVQGYVAIVKLLLFVGSNTNAAEKERKSPLHLAAMAGHVQTVSTLLTAKTKVAAKDMDGCTALHYAAKNGHVRVVAALLTSGKNKNVNERNAWRRTPLHLAAEHGQERVVSLLLERQAKINAVDNNKDTPLHWACRTAHLGTVQKLVNWTRGEKVNLQATNNVMKTPLQVAEAEGTLNHQNIAVLLKRKMFLIK from the exons ATGGGTTCAACTAAGTTTACAAATCCATATGCTATCGAAGTAATCCGGACTCGAAGGAAAGAGCTTGTTGGTGGAATCTCCAACACGGAAGACTTACTAGACCTTCTTGtctctaatggagtttttctaCCTGAGAACAGAGTGGTTGTGTCCAGCATTACAGCACGAGAGGAAAAAAACTCCCGAATGCTCAACATCCTGATGTCGCGAGGGGAACGGGCATGTAGGATATTTTTCTACCCCTGTCTGATGAGTGCTCAACCTGACCTCTACCAGAGCATGAAAGCCTATGTGGGCCAGCTAAGTGAAAATATCAAGGATACACGAAGGCAGCTGATTGGATATTTGCTAGAAAAAGATAGACAAGggccaattaaaaaaatacttgacACCTCTGGGAACCTTTCGAATGAAGGAGTAGAGCATAAATCAAAAAAGACAGAGCTCCCTTCTTCCTCAGATGAGTTAAAGAAGAGATCGGCAAAACCTGAAGAATCATCAAGTGCCATTCTCAAGGCAGTGTCTACAGGTGATGTACCACTATTACAGGAACTTATAGGAGGCATAAATATCAGTGACAGAAATGCATCCTATGGTACCAGCCTACTCCTTGCTGCAGAACATGGCCACGTGCCGGTTATAAACTTTTTGCTTCATCAGGGAGCAAAACTGGATTTCAAGGATCAATTGGGTCACACTGCCCTCCACAAGGCTGCAGAAATGGGTCACACAGCGGCTGTAGTGGCTCTTGTAAGGGCTGGAGCTGGAATCTATGCTACAGACCAAGCCTCAAAAACCCCTCAACATTTAGCAGCACAAAATGGGCATGAGAACGCAGTCAGAGCACTGGTGATGGAGGAAAGAAGAACCTTCAAGATCCAGACTACATTCCTGCACATGGCTGCTATAGAAGATGACTCTGTGCTAGCAGAAAGTTTAATGAGAAATGGTGCCTCGGTAGACACCCGTGATGGCCACGGGAAGACAGAGCTGTTTCATGCCATTAGCAGAGGAAACGAGAAGACAGCTGCCGTGCTTCTTCAAGCTGGAGCTCAGATAGACTCTGGGATTATTGAGGCTGCATTCAAGCTAAACAGGAAGTCTGTGCTGTCTCTGCTTCTGAGAAacattaagacagaaatgtctcCAAAAGAAGTAAAATCTATACTGTTCAAAGCGGTGCAGGAGAACTGGGACGAGATTGTGACTGCACTTATTGACAGTGGAGCTGATATTAACGTGTGTAATGACCTGGGTTACACACCACTGCTCCTTGCCACAGAGCTGAGCAATCTGGAGGTCTTTAAAGTATTGGTATCAAATAAAGCCGAGCTGGATAAGAGACTACCTAATCAGATGTCTGCTCTTCATCTGGCCATTCAAAGTGGCAGTATGCCAATAACAGAG atATTACTAGATATGGGCATGGATCCCAACATAATTGGCCCCAAAGAGCAAATGCCACTTCATCTTGGTGCCGTACACAACCACCCTGCACTGATGGCCCTGTTGCTGCACAATGGGGCTCAAATTAATGCAGTGACTCAGGAAGGGTTCACTGCCCTCCATCTAGCTAGCCAGAGTGGACACAAGGAGGTTGTGTCCCAGCTTCTGGAAGGAAAGGCAGATGTCCATGTACAGGACAGACAGGCTAGGACAGCACTACACTGGGCAGCTGTTCAAGGTTACGTAGCCATCGTAAAACTGCTTCTTTTTGTTGGATCGAATACCAATGctgctgagaaagaaagaaagtctcCATTACACCTGGCAGCAATGGCAGGACACGTTCAGACGGTCTCAACTCTGCTTACTGCAAAGACAAAAGTTGCAGCTAAAGACATGGATGGGTGTACAGCTCTGCATTATGCTGCTAAGAACGGGCACGTACGTGTGGTGGCTGCTCTCCTCACCTCTGgtaagaataaaaatgtgaatgaGAGGAACGCTTGGAGGAGGACACCTCTACATTTGGCTGCAGAACATGGGCAGGAACGTGTGGTCAGTCTTCTGCTAGAAAGACAAGCCAAGATCAATGCAGTTGACAATAATAAAGACACGCCGTTACATTGGGCTTGTCGAACAGCGCATTTGGGCACAGTGCAAAAGCTAGTGAACTGGACTCGTGGAGAGAAAGTAAACCTCCAGGCTACTAACAATGTCATGAAAACACCCCTGCAGGTAGCAGAAGCTGAGGGCACCCTAAACCACCAGAACATTGCTGTGCTGCTTAAGAGGAAGATGtttctcattaaataa
- the si:dkey-86e18.1 gene encoding uncharacterized protein si:dkey-86e18.1 codes for MARNEEKQLGRLNRLWLQKEREEGRIKDVHSSRPRLVTLNSVAAVKKWIPSIKTEIEYYLEQSQLSHYPERKIAEFQQQIERLEKEYKAYLNKLHFLDPSCKHRPWSPRAYTKRRTDSRGDQCTAKRRCDPDPGVQTSYQESSATATANKQDTCDSSQPGPTHCSDLPDQDLPLSFDHSRLAIAVAGSRVASSGQQNETNTLANVLHNGLPNLHSSALTQIPGLTEKKQTEPFPCTEKNEDAEPTELQNEFAGVTSLLKHITSVMQV; via the exons ATGGCAAGGAACGAAGAAAAACAGCTTGGGAGATTAAATCGATTATGgctacaaaaagaaagagagg AAGGTCGCATTAAAGATGTGCACAGCTCAAGACCAAGACTT GTGACGTTAAATTCTGTTGCAGCCGTGAAAAAATGGATTCCAAGCATCAAGACTGAGATTGAATATTACCTGGAG CAGTCCCAGTTGTCCCACTACCCAGAGAGGAAGATAGCAGAGTTCCAGCAACAAATTGAGCGACTGGAAAAAGAGTACAAGGCTTACCTTAACAAACTGCACTTTTTAGACCCCAGCTGTAAACACCGGCCTTGGAGTCCCAGGGCATACACTAAGAGAAGGACAGACTCTAGAGGAGATCAGTGCACTG CCAAAAGACGCTGTGACCCCGATCCTGGCGTTCAGACCAGTTATCAAGAAAGTTCTGCAACAGCTACTGCAAATAAGCAGGATACATGTGACTCATCACAACCGGGTCCAACACACTGCTCTGATCTTCCAGACCAGGATCTTCCACTCTCCTTTGACCACTCCAGGCTCGCAATAGCAGTAGCTGGGTCTCGGGTGGCTTCCTCTGGACAGCAGAACGAAACAAACACTCTGGCAAATGTTCTGCATAACGGCCTCCCCAATCTGCACAGCTCAGCTTTAACACAAATTCCAGGACTGACAGAGAAAAAGCAGACAGAACCTTTCCCatgcactgaaaaaaatgaag ACGCAGAACCTACTGAGCTTCAGAATGAGTTTGCTGGTGTAACGTCTCTTCTGAAACACATCACCAGTGTGATGCAGGTGTGA